ACACAGCGCTTTGAGGTGCTTCTTCTTTCAATCACAAGTTGGACTGTTTTTACCCGTACAGCACAGAAAGGTGTTAATGTATATAGTGTATTTACAGTCTCCTTTTTTACAACACTCGTGTTTAACGCAGTCATTGTTTGCCACttaatcaaaaataaacttGCAGTGACTTTCACCAGAGCACTTTATTTCTCAACTTAACCTTCTGCTGCAGTCCTCTTCCATGAGATCAGGGCCTGGGAGCATGATACACATGGctgactaaaatatatatatatatatatatatatatatatatatatatatatatatatatatatatatatatatatatatatatctcagctGTAGTAAACCTGCCTTGTAATTGTGATTAACAGAacttacatacatacaacatATTGTCTCTGTAACCATAACTTAAACATGCctttgaataaaatgaaaaaaaaacgttttgtcATGTCATGATTCagatttgacatttaaatgacCCACATTAactgaaaatacacattttgttcagGTTCAACAATTTAAGATGGCCGATATTATGCTTGGTATGAATctaaattattcatattcattgtgCTTCAGGTggtaaaatataattattgaaTAAAGTACACTTTTATCTTCAAAATGAAGTTGGCTACAGTAaaactggttttaaaaaaaaatacatgaaatctGCTCTGCTTTAGCTCTTTGTTTGAAGGACAAGTGTGCAGTAAATTCATTGCATATTCaattaggtaaaaaaaaaagaaagaaacttcaATTAATTCTTCTTGAGACAAGGTCAAATTGAAACATGGCAGCACAGCTCAGccgtaaatacaacataaatatgGACTTTTAACAATTAAATAGTATGAACGGCAGGTAATAATTGGGCTCCATGGATTTGGCTCCAGAGATGACACAACTGTTGATGAACTGGTTCCAGAGCAGGAATGGTGGAGATCCAGTTAAGTTGACTTGATTCGTCCTGTACGAGTTATGAGAAATCCTCAGGTTGTCGGTTCCAGACTTCCAATGGCACCGAACTGCCAGGGATGGGACAATACCATGCAAACAATGGCACAATATCAAAGCCGGGTGGATGAACAGCGATTCTGAGGCCTCAGGTGAATGGATCGAAAAGCGGGGTGCGGCGACAGACCATGTGAAGGCCTTTGTCGTTCCCTAGGATTGTACAGTCCAGTTTAGGTAGCCATGGTTATTATGTTTAGGTACCCATGGTTATGTTACAGAGTCCGTTTCTCATTGGGTGGCTTTGGTTTTCTTGCTTTTGCTTTTCTTATCCTTCTTCTTAAGTCCATCCATGTGAGCTCTAAGAAGATTGGAGTATGCCTGTGAAGAGGTGTTTAAGTTCATGATTAAGTctcacagctctgaaatatAAGATCATTTTAATAATATCAAGGGGACCCAATCGGCATACAGTGACCAAGGGCAATAGCTTCAGAAAGCCactgaaattaaaacaaaattagcTCAACCTACCATTTGAAACTTGATTACTTCTTTGGTGCTGACCTGGAAAATCAAGAAATTAAAAGTCAGATATTTTGCTGTTTTTCACAAACTGTTAATGCTGAGATCGATTcgatcaaacaaacaaattgggGAAACGGTAAGCTCACCACCGTGCTAATTTTCTTCTTGCCATCAGAAGCTCTGATGAGACATTTGTTGTCTGCTGGTTCAAATGACTCTGTGTGGCCCTTTCGGGGTGCTGGCTTGGTCCTCCCGTCATCTGGAAACAAGAAATACATCCCATTCCAGTGGCTTACAAAATGAAAGGGGAAACTTGAAGCAATATTTACAGGTTAAACTTGAATGAAACTAAAGAGGCGcttacatttctttaatgtGATGACCACACTGCCAGATGTTCTGCACTTCTGGAACAGCTGTGTGAGCTCTGTGAGAAACTGGACACGGGAGCAAGAACAAAAAGGTGAATCTGTGCGAATGATGAATACTGTTTGGGGCTGAAGAGTCAACATGTATGAAATGATTTCCATTAACATTGATTGATTATACACAGTTTATTTAGGGACACCTTGCCTCGCCTAAACTATTGCAGTCTTAAACACCCGCCCTACAAAACAGATCTTCATAAAGGATACAGTTAAATATGTATTGAGCTCGCTAGGAGTAACGCCACCTACTAATCGGACAGGTGAGTAACGTTATAGGTTGTGGAAACGACATGGCAAGTAACGTCAacatagtaaaaaaaatgtattaactcGACTGGCTGGAAACGTATTAGCTTAGCTTTAGTTTAACGTTGACGTTACTTTAGTCTGCTTAAGGAACCGCTAACTTAGTGCTATGATACGTTACTGAATGCTAACTTAGGTCCAGCTTTGGTGTCTATGTACGAAATAATGTCCAGTTATACAGAAAGTTACGTTACCAAAGTCTGCATATGGATATTTAAATGCTAGAAAGAGCAATAACTACATTATCCAGCTTAAAGCATGAAGCTTAAAGCGAAACCAAACGTTAGCTTCAACCCAATGTTAGCACGCTAGCTAATGGGTCAGTTTGGTGACTGACGTCAGCTGTCTGTTAACTAGCGAGCTGAACTAATGCAGACAGCGTCCATGTATAGTTTATGATCAACAACGTACACACATCAACTAATTAACAATGCGCTCGTAATCTTACCGAATCATTTTCAAGCAGCACCATGATATTAACTCCAGCTTTAGCGTTGGCTTACTGGTCGTTCGCTAGCTAACCACAGTGGAAGCTGTAAAGCACACGTACTACGTCCAACTTAAGTCGGAGCCCCGCCCCACGCCTCCCTGTGGAAACACGGGTTCATTGACTGCGCCCCCTATGGCCTGGGAGGGGGATAACATGCAACACATTTGTACATATTTTCCAATAATTTGTTGATTgattaaacataaaatatagaAACAAAACTGTATATCTAATGGAAGCATTGAGACATATAAGTTAACTATTTTCACGTCAAGATTGTTTGATCCAAATGAAAGCAGCTCTGTTTCTGAATAATCCAAAAGTCAGAATTGAAATGTGTTAGTATTGTTGTCGTAAAGTACAGTCATACAATGTCAAAGTATAGTGTGTCAAAAAAAGTTATAGTACggtgtttaaaaagaagaagtaataTTACATTATGTCTAAAAATGTGTTGGAAATGTTGGAAAAGGTCCACAGACACATGTCGACTAGGAAGTCATATATGTTGAAAAAAGTCATGCTGTCGTACATTGTAAAAAGTCATAAGAAAAGTATGTAATGTAGTATGTCAAAAAAGGCAATTGTGTTATATTGacatttgttatattatatatataactctTGTGGAAACAGATTTGAACCTTCCTGAAATAGAGCTGGGTTCCTCTCCTCACCCTTATCTAGGTGAGCTATTAGATTGGTGTCTGAGCTATAGGACAGCTATCGGATTTTATCCTTTCACTTCAGACTTTTGGGCATCTGACTATCATGCTTTTGTTAGAGCCCCCAGACTTTGGATCGCTCTAGCTATTGAGAACAGACTGTTGTTTGCATGTCATTCTATTTTATTGTGTTAAGAAAACTCATCTGTTCTTTTCTATTACATCTTTgcacataaaataatatataatactaaaaCAAATCTTTCTCGGTCTCTTATTGTTGCTAAATGTCGCACTTGAAGCAGTTCAGCATATGTACTGAAGGTGATGTCCTTGCACAACTCTTTTGGGTTTTATCTACATGGTTGATCATCCTCAAAACTATGACTAAGAAGACACCTTAGAATTAAGTTTACTATACCATTTTGAGAGTTCTTAACATTATATTATCCAGATTTTTCTCTCCaaacaaattattaatataCAATCCTAGAAGCTacaaaaatctgtttttttttacaacatattaaataaaaacaggatcACAACAAGATTGTTAAAGCAtgacaataaaagaaacatatAGAAAGaaatttctgtttttatttcagtttagttgagttaaaaaaatatatgtatatatacacagatcaGATATTTTTGCTAAGAAAAGTTAAACAAATAATTGTAAAAGTCAATAAGTCACAGAGAGCATtgttgtaaaaaacaacaaatacaagagCTTCAAAATTGGGTTATTCACACATTTGATTGAGTTCACTTTTGAATTGGGATATTACATATGACAAACTATTTTAAATATCAGCAAGCGATCAGCAAGGCTTAAATCTTAaaattgaaaacaatatttagaaTATCAGTTATGAATCTTGTAATTGCTTTCCCTATAAATTCTGCATAAGGACAAGttgttcataaaaaaagaaactatatatatatacatatatatatatatatatatatatatatatatatatatttaataattacaCAGTAAATGCATTACCCATACATTCAAAAATCAGCTAAACATTACAAACCAACCACATGAATGAGAACTCAATAAATCTAGGTATAGGTGCAGTACATATGATTACATTCCATCTGTTATACTTTAATCCATTGAGATCAAGGTTTCATTCATAAAACTTTCAGCACACACTGATTTTAAAGAATTTGATTTATATTACTTAAATTATACTTTTATAAAGAGGTTTCTGTCATCTTGATAATGCACAATCTGGGTGGTGACCCAGGTCAGCAAGATCCACAGCAAACTCAGAGTACCAGTCTCTGTCAAAGACTGCCCTCAGCTGACCCTGCAGGGCCTTGGTCTTCCATACAGGATGaggagcatgctgggaaatCACCAGACCCACTCCAGCTGTGGTCAGAAAGTAGTCCCCTGACCAATTGGAGGTACCTAAGGGACAGCACAACATTATCTGGTCAATTATTAACGATTTCATAAGCAACAAACCGACTCCACACACAACTGTAAATGTGTGGGAATAATAATCCGGAAGACAATCTGTCACTCACCAATGTATGCTGCTTTATCAGTCACCATGTATTTATTGTGGTTGACTCTGCTATATGGAATATCAGACTGGTTTCCCACTGGCACAATGTACAGTTtctgaaaagagaaagatgtgCAAAAATTCAGAGGAAAAGATCGGCGCAGGCTTTCCCCAGCAGAtccatttatttaatgttgcGTCTTACTATTTGGATGTCGATATCCTGGTGAGGGCTGTCAATTGAAGCAAGAGACTTAAGGAATGGCAGCATGGCTGGATCAGAGTCCCGCCCACAGCTGATCAGCATCCGCATCTTCACCTTTCTCTCGAATGCAGCGGTCCTGATGGCGTCATCAATGAAAGGCCAGTATCTATTCAGGTGCAAGAATAAAGTGAGGAAATAAGGCCAAAGAGGCAAATAGTTCAATGGAAAACCAATGGTTTCTTTTGAGGGCGACCTCTGAGGCTTTTCAAAGCGTGTGGTGGGGAAGTACTCCATGACGGCTACATCGACATAGTGTTGGGCCTCTGAGATGATGGAGACAATAGCCTCTAGGTCCTGAGTCCTCGATGGAGGACAGAATGATGGTGGAGAACCCTGGGGTTAAACGCA
The genomic region above belongs to Cyclopterus lumpus isolate fCycLum1 chromosome 22, fCycLum1.pri, whole genome shotgun sequence and contains:
- the srp14 gene encoding signal recognition particle 14 kDa protein, which gives rise to MVLLENDSFLTELTQLFQKCRTSGSVVITLKKYDGRTKPAPRKGHTESFEPADNKCLIRASDGKKKISTVVSTKEVIKFQMAYSNLLRAHMDGLKKKDKKSKSKKTKATQ